A DNA window from Porites lutea chromosome 6, jaPorLute2.1, whole genome shotgun sequence contains the following coding sequences:
- the LOC140940094 gene encoding uncharacterized protein, which produces MAKTDVVKIPVLFKMALVWHGFQVLSCFAQNNNDVFIPTPKVKTLVPRLTSTTPLPVTEKNLWGLRLWQVMALALFATIVLITFCCCLCDCRIPKTGYDSKTDPEEDSDCSDVEQLVVTPKQGHGEKVSTNGFTPQKSQLQTTGHETGKMNKGFDNEGEIPSKSDNWRGTPRVAFSRQP; this is translated from the exons ATGGCAAAGACAGATGTCGTTAAAATTCCTGTGCTATTTAAGATGGCTCTAGTTTGGCATGGATTTCAG gtACTATCGTGTTTTGCGCAGAACAACAATGATGTTTTCATTCCAACACCGAAGGTGAAGACATTAGTACCCAGGCTCACTTCAACTACTCCGCTTCCAGTGACCGAGAAAAATCTGTGGGGCCTGAGATTGTGGCAAGTTATGGCGCTGGCTTTATTTGCCACCATTGTATTAA TAACATTCTGCTGCTGTCTCTGTGACTGTCGCATTCCCAAGACAGGTTACGATAGTAAAACTGACCCAGAGGAAGACAGCGACTGCAGCGATGTTGAACAACTGGTTGTCACTCCCAAACAAGGACATGGAGAAAAAGTGTCGACGAACGGCTTTACTCCTCAAAAGAGTCAACTGCAGACGACAGGACACGAAACGGGGAAAATGAATAAAGGTTTTGATAATGAAGGTGAAATACCTTCCAAGAGTGATAATTGGAGGGGGACACCTCGAGTTGCGTTTTCACGGCAGCCATAA